A genomic segment from Chitinophagaceae bacterium encodes:
- a CDS encoding LTA synthase family protein, producing MDMSMSAYICIPICIFLLLGIFIPFFSIKRLPIVYSALILFFIILMVLIDLYSYKAWGYRLDAGFLKYLNNPSEAYASIGNLPVFRLVIIFFICWVISIWGINRFIVRNFNLIPLNQFKWQNVLGLLFIMGIAIIPIRGGLQLAPLNQSGVYFSNNNFSNISAINASWNFMYTLNHHTDNTVNPYIYLETARANKIVDSLYHSSSVSSLKFNMPKKNVIILVWESFTEKALHIEKDGKVITPGFNQLKNEGIYFSDIFASGDRTDKGIVAVLSGYPSQPTTSIVKVPSKASKLPILSKEFKMEGYNTAFYYGGELEFANMKAYLTGGNFDKYVTVSNFRNEDKNSKWGAHDGVVGDKFLRDILLEKEPFFYVWLTLSSHEPFETPVPVTIIGDDDGSKFLNSLHYTDSIVFSLINEFKKQIWWKNTIVAIVADHGHRMPSTGKKIDDFKIPMLLIGGGLKPSIIDKTGSQTDLAATLLNELGMDYKKYDWSKNLLDSTINPWAYFSFNNGFGFINNSNKYIVFDNTGKFIIEQTGNVDSSLIFAGKAMQQLSFQSYLDK from the coding sequence ATGGATATGAGTATGTCTGCCTATATCTGTATACCTATTTGTATTTTTTTGCTGTTAGGTATTTTCATACCATTCTTTTCAATTAAAAGGCTACCTATTGTTTATTCTGCTCTTATTTTATTTTTCATTATTTTAATGGTGCTTATTGATTTATACAGCTACAAGGCATGGGGATACCGTCTTGATGCCGGTTTTTTGAAATATTTAAATAATCCAAGTGAAGCATATGCCTCAATTGGTAATTTGCCTGTTTTTCGATTGGTTATAATTTTTTTTATTTGTTGGGTTATTTCAATTTGGGGTATAAATCGGTTTATCGTTAGAAATTTCAATTTAATTCCTCTCAATCAATTTAAGTGGCAAAATGTATTGGGTTTGCTTTTTATTATGGGCATTGCTATTATTCCCATTCGGGGTGGGTTACAGTTGGCTCCTTTAAACCAAAGTGGGGTTTATTTCAGTAATAATAATTTCAGTAATATTTCTGCAATAAATGCTTCCTGGAATTTTATGTACACCTTAAACCACCATACTGACAATACCGTTAATCCATATATTTATTTAGAGACAGCGAGAGCAAATAAAATAGTGGATAGTTTATATCATTCATCTTCAGTTTCTTCTTTAAAGTTCAATATGCCTAAGAAAAATGTTATTATTTTGGTATGGGAGAGCTTTACTGAAAAAGCATTACATATTGAAAAGGATGGCAAGGTAATTACTCCAGGATTTAATCAGTTGAAAAATGAAGGCATTTATTTTTCAGACATTTTTGCAAGCGGGGACAGAACAGATAAAGGGATTGTAGCTGTGTTAAGCGGATATCCCTCTCAGCCGACTACATCAATAGTTAAGGTTCCTTCAAAAGCTTCAAAACTTCCAATTTTAAGTAAAGAATTTAAAATGGAAGGATATAATACCGCTTTTTATTATGGCGGCGAACTTGAATTTGCCAATATGAAAGCCTATTTAACCGGGGGAAATTTTGATAAGTATGTAACTGTTTCAAATTTTAGAAATGAAGATAAAAATTCAAAATGGGGTGCACATGACGGAGTTGTTGGGGATAAGTTCTTAAGGGATATATTATTGGAGAAAGAGCCTTTTTTTTATGTGTGGCTAACACTGAGTAGCCATGAGCCTTTTGAAACACCGGTACCTGTTACTATAATTGGAGATGATGACGGAAGCAAATTTTTAAATTCTTTGCATTATACCGATTCTATTGTTTTTAGTCTGATCAATGAGTTTAAAAAGCAAATTTGGTGGAAAAATACAATAGTTGCAATTGTTGCAGACCATGGGCACAGGATGCCCTCTACCGGGAAAAAGATTGATGACTTTAAAATTCCTATGTTATTAATTGGGGGTGGGTTGAAACCTTCGATAATTGATAAAACAGGCTCTCAAACAGATTTGGCGGCGACCCTACTTAATGAATTAGGAATGGATTATAAAAAATATGACTGGAGCAAGAACTTACTCGACAGCACAATTAATCCATGGGCTTATTTTAGTTTTAATAATGGATTTGGGTTTATTAACAACAGTAATAAATATATTGTTTTTGATAATACCGGCAAGTTTATCATTGAGCAGACAGGTAATGTAGATAGTAGCTTAATTTTTGCAGGTAAGGCAATGCAACAACTAAGTTTCCAGAGTTATCTTGATAAATAA
- a CDS encoding CinA family nicotinamide mononucleotide deamidase-related protein, with the protein MPDISIITIGDELLIGQVIDTNSAWMAQQLNLSGFKVVRRVAIADEKKAIITALNEEQVHAHIILITGGLGPTSDDITKTTLCEYFNAKMKVNEAALENVNYLFEKVFKKPVTPVNRCQAEVPDCCRVLQNKLGTAPGMVFEKNNTIFISMPGVPHEMKGLMLDEVIPLIKKQFIAAQIIHKTLLTVGIGESALAEKIKNFEASLPAYIKLAYLPAYGMVRLRLSAAASANDKIESVINDAFEWLQQLTKEFLVTNKDQPLQEVIAEILITQNKTLATAESCTGGYIAHLLTSIPGASNFFKGSVVGYSNQAKEKVLKVNKNTIVQHGAVSKNTVQEMLTGVLNVMDADYAIAVSGIMGPGGGSADKPVGTVWVAAGNNQKCITQKFHFRLGRQQNIHLTALNALNLLRKFIVENN; encoded by the coding sequence ATGCCCGATATTTCCATTATTACCATTGGCGATGAATTATTAATCGGCCAGGTTATAGACACCAATAGCGCCTGGATGGCACAACAACTCAATCTTTCAGGATTTAAAGTGGTAAGGCGTGTGGCAATTGCCGATGAAAAAAAGGCGATTATTACTGCGCTTAATGAAGAACAGGTACATGCTCATATTATTTTAATTACCGGCGGTCTTGGGCCAACATCTGATGATATTACAAAAACTACACTCTGCGAATATTTTAATGCAAAAATGAAGGTAAATGAAGCAGCATTGGAAAATGTAAATTATTTATTTGAAAAAGTATTTAAAAAACCGGTAACGCCTGTAAATAGATGCCAGGCAGAAGTGCCGGATTGTTGCCGGGTTTTACAAAATAAACTAGGCACTGCACCGGGAATGGTATTTGAAAAGAACAATACAATTTTCATCAGCATGCCCGGCGTTCCCCACGAAATGAAGGGTTTAATGCTTGATGAGGTGATCCCATTAATTAAAAAGCAATTTATAGCTGCTCAAATCATCCATAAAACACTGCTTACTGTAGGTATTGGGGAATCTGCCCTTGCAGAAAAAATAAAAAATTTTGAAGCATCGCTGCCGGCATATATTAAATTGGCCTACCTGCCAGCTTATGGCATGGTTCGGTTAAGGCTTTCCGCAGCTGCATCAGCAAATGATAAAATAGAATCCGTAATTAATGATGCATTTGAATGGCTCCAGCAATTAACTAAAGAATTTTTAGTAACAAATAAAGATCAGCCATTGCAGGAAGTTATTGCCGAAATTTTAATAACCCAAAATAAAACTTTGGCAACAGCCGAAAGTTGCACAGGCGGGTATATTGCACACTTACTTACGAGCATTCCCGGTGCGTCGAATTTTTTTAAAGGATCGGTAGTAGGTTACAGTAACCAGGCAAAAGAAAAAGTACTCAAAGTAAATAAAAATACAATAGTTCAGCATGGCGCAGTAAGCAAAAACACGGTGCAGGAAATGCTAACCGGGGTTTTAAATGTTATGGATGCTGATTATGCTATTGCTGTTTCAGGAATAATGGGCCCCGGTGGAGGAAGCGCTGATAAACCTGTGGGCACGGTATGGGTTGCTGCTGGTAATAATCAAAAATGTATTACCCAAAAATTCCATTTCCGGTTGGGCAGGCAACAAAATATTCATTTAACCGCATTAAATGCCTTAAACCTCCTCCGCAAATTCATAGTAGAAAACAACTAA
- a CDS encoding class I SAM-dependent methyltransferase yields the protein MKIRNPKSRFHLNISKSSKVLDVGGGHNPHPRANVVVDKYTDTNYHRSGDIKVLNNQKFINADGEKLPFHDNEFDYVICCHVLEHVENPVQFLSEIFRVGKKGYLETPSLLGEVLAPRESHKWILHEHNNTLYLVDKKMLGFVSNGYYLGDLVQEYLPKNSMGFKITERTHPNLMTIRIEWENNFLYEIEPSDPSIRQYFSNGWKPEWANDFFPKRSMGQELKESAIAFKEICKSVFKSKMQKK from the coding sequence ATGAAAATCAGAAATCCAAAAAGCAGGTTTCACCTTAACATAAGTAAGAGTTCTAAAGTGCTGGATGTAGGCGGCGGACATAACCCACATCCGAGGGCCAACGTTGTAGTGGATAAATATACCGATACCAATTATCACAGGAGCGGCGATATAAAAGTACTTAACAACCAAAAATTCATAAATGCCGATGGGGAAAAACTCCCTTTCCATGACAATGAATTTGACTATGTAATTTGTTGCCATGTATTGGAGCATGTTGAAAACCCCGTTCAGTTTTTAAGTGAAATATTCAGGGTAGGGAAAAAAGGCTACCTGGAAACTCCATCTTTATTAGGAGAAGTACTGGCGCCCAGAGAATCTCATAAATGGATTTTACATGAACACAATAACACTTTATACCTGGTAGATAAAAAAATGCTGGGTTTCGTATCCAATGGTTATTATCTGGGTGATTTGGTTCAGGAATATTTACCCAAAAATAGCATGGGTTTTAAAATTACCGAAAGAACACATCCCAATCTTATGACTATTCGTATTGAATGGGAAAATAATTTTCTCTACGAAATTGAACCCAGCGACCCATCCATAAGACAATATTTTTCCAACGGCTGGAAACCAGAATGGGCCAATGATTTTTTTCCAAAAAGAAGCATGGGCCAGGAGTTAAAAGAATCTGCCATTGCTTTTAAAGAAATATGCAAAAGCGTTTTTAAATCTAAAATGCAAAAAAAATAA
- a CDS encoding 2-oxo acid dehydrogenase subunit E2, with translation MSSVDLVMPKLGESIMEATILKWHKKPGESVAMDETVLDIATDKVDSEVPSTAAGTIAELLFKENDVVPIGTVIARITVGNAQPTTVAAPSTAPGPAVQYEEANILSDIPYQPTTPVSSNSNSPKFYSPLVLNIAQSEGISMAQLETIPGTGQEGRVSKKDILAYVASNKQTNTHSSFTRVEQPVMTTNTEIPRNLKPAETNLPAVYQGNVEIIEMDRMRKMIAKHMVDSKHTSAHVTSFAECDVTNLVLWRGKIKKEFEKRENEKITFTPLFIEAVIKCLKKYPWLNSSVDGDKIIIKKDINIGMATALPNGNLIVPVIRNADQLNLVGITKQVNSLANNARNGKLKPDETAGGTFTLTNVGSFGSIMGTPIINQPQVAIMAVGAIKKRPVVIETPQGDSIAIRHMMYISLSYDHRIIDGALGSTFLNAVSKELENFDPNHSF, from the coding sequence ATGAGTTCAGTAGATTTGGTTATGCCCAAGCTTGGCGAAAGTATTATGGAAGCAACCATTTTAAAATGGCACAAAAAACCGGGAGAGAGTGTGGCCATGGATGAAACAGTATTGGATATTGCTACTGACAAAGTGGATAGCGAAGTACCCAGTACCGCTGCTGGTACCATTGCAGAATTATTGTTTAAAGAAAATGATGTAGTGCCAATTGGTACAGTAATTGCTAGGATAACAGTAGGCAATGCACAGCCCACTACAGTTGCAGCCCCATCCACAGCGCCAGGGCCAGCAGTGCAATATGAAGAAGCAAATATCCTAAGCGATATTCCTTACCAGCCTACTACTCCGGTATCTTCAAATTCAAATAGTCCCAAATTTTATTCGCCGTTAGTTTTAAATATTGCTCAAAGTGAAGGTATCAGCATGGCACAACTGGAAACGATACCCGGCACAGGGCAAGAAGGCAGAGTGAGCAAAAAGGATATTTTAGCGTATGTAGCTTCTAATAAACAAACCAATACCCATAGTTCATTTACCAGAGTTGAACAACCGGTTATGACAACCAATACAGAAATACCCAGGAACCTAAAACCTGCTGAAACCAATCTTCCTGCAGTTTACCAGGGAAATGTAGAAATTATTGAAATGGACCGTATGCGTAAAATGATTGCTAAGCACATGGTGGATAGCAAGCATACCAGCGCACATGTTACCAGCTTTGCTGAATGTGATGTAACCAACCTTGTATTATGGCGTGGTAAAATAAAAAAAGAATTCGAAAAGCGGGAAAACGAAAAAATAACCTTTACTCCACTATTTATTGAAGCAGTAATTAAATGCCTTAAAAAATATCCCTGGCTTAATAGCTCTGTTGATGGCGATAAAATCATCATTAAAAAAGATATAAATATTGGAATGGCTACCGCTCTCCCCAATGGAAATTTAATTGTACCGGTTATTCGCAACGCCGATCAGTTAAACCTTGTTGGCATTACAAAACAGGTAAACTCGCTTGCCAATAATGCCCGAAACGGTAAATTAAAACCCGATGAAACTGCTGGAGGAACCTTTACTTTAACCAACGTAGGAAGTTTTGGGAGCATAATGGGTACTCCTATTATTAATCAACCCCAGGTAGCCATTATGGCTGTAGGCGCTATTAAAAAAAGGCCCGTTGTAATTGAAACCCCACAGGGAGATAGTATTGCTATCAGGCACATGATGTATATTTCCCTTAGCTATGATCACCGGATTATTGATGGCGCATTGGGCAGCACTTTCTTAAATGCAGTAAGTAAAGAATTAGAAAATTTTGACCCCAACCATTCTTTTTAA
- a CDS encoding ATP-dependent Clp protease adaptor ClpS: MGYLDCSFEAPRYTLIVWNDDVNTFEWVIETLIEVCDHSSIQAEQCSLIIHYKGKCEVKKGDFDFLEPLKTAILDRQISATIEKTYA, encoded by the coding sequence ATAGGTTATTTAGATTGCTCATTTGAAGCACCAAGGTATACTCTTATCGTTTGGAATGATGATGTAAATACATTTGAATGGGTAATTGAAACTTTGATAGAAGTTTGCGACCATTCTTCAATACAGGCAGAGCAATGTTCCTTAATAATACACTATAAAGGCAAATGCGAAGTAAAAAAAGGTGATTTTGATTTTTTAGAACCGCTGAAAACCGCTATTCTCGACCGCCAAATAAGCGCCACAATTGAAAAAACCTACGCTTAA